The proteins below are encoded in one region of Streptomyces marianii:
- a CDS encoding slipin family protein, which produces MVEDLVAVGVTAGVACAAYVMAAAKVVKQYERGVVFRLGRLRDRVRGPGFTMIIPIVDRLHKVNMQIVTMPVPAQEGITRDNVTVRVDAVVYFKVVDAPDALVKVEDYRFAVSQMAQTSLRSIIGKSELDDLLSNREKLNQGLELMIDSPALGWGVSVDRVEIKDVSLPETMKRSMARQAEADRERRARVINADAELQASKKLAEAAHQMSETPAALQLRLLQTVMAVAAEKNSTLVLPIPVELLRFLERGPGPDRDAEHHHEAHAVKPPLNAPATNSTALPAMPDLPLPVVPESPAALSDQAHGGHESLDDGRR; this is translated from the coding sequence ATGGTTGAGGATCTCGTGGCGGTCGGTGTCACAGCGGGTGTCGCGTGCGCCGCCTACGTCATGGCCGCGGCCAAGGTCGTCAAACAGTACGAGCGGGGCGTGGTCTTCCGCCTGGGCCGCCTGCGCGACCGGGTCCGCGGCCCCGGATTCACCATGATCATCCCGATCGTGGACCGGCTGCACAAGGTCAACATGCAGATCGTGACGATGCCCGTACCCGCGCAGGAGGGCATCACCAGGGACAACGTCACGGTCAGGGTCGACGCCGTCGTCTACTTCAAGGTGGTCGACGCGCCCGACGCACTCGTGAAGGTCGAGGACTACCGCTTCGCCGTCTCCCAGATGGCACAGACGTCGCTGCGCTCGATCATCGGCAAGAGCGAACTGGACGACCTCCTCTCCAACCGCGAGAAACTCAACCAGGGCCTCGAACTCATGATCGACAGTCCGGCGCTCGGCTGGGGCGTGAGCGTCGACCGCGTCGAGATCAAGGACGTGTCGCTGCCGGAGACGATGAAGCGCTCCATGGCGCGCCAGGCGGAGGCCGACCGCGAGCGCCGGGCACGCGTCATCAACGCGGACGCGGAACTCCAGGCCTCGAAGAAACTGGCCGAAGCGGCCCACCAGATGTCCGAGACCCCGGCGGCACTGCAGCTGCGCCTGCTCCAGACCGTGATGGCGGTCGCCGCCGAGAAGAACTCCACCCTGGTCCTCCCCATCCCCGTCGAACTGCTGCGCTTCCTGGAACGCGGTCCCGGCCCCGACCGGGACGCCGAGCACCACCACGAGGCACACGCGGTGAAGCCCCCGCTGAACGCGCCGGCGACCAACTCGACGGCGCTGCCCGCCATGCCGGACCTCCCGCTACCGGTCGTCCCGGAGAGCCCGGCCGCCCTCAGCGACCAGGCACACGGCGGCCACGAGTCCCTGGACGACGGAAGGAGATGA
- a CDS encoding class I SAM-dependent methyltransferase has protein sequence MIQEYEPEATRRDACGAESSRANRGWWDRNADEYQSEHGSFLGDDRFVWGPEGLDEEQARLLGPAEALRGADVLEIGAGAAQCSRWLLAQGARPVALDLSHRQLQHALRLGTGFPLVEADAGALPFADGSFDLACSAYGAVPFVADPVGVFREVRRVLRPGGRWVFSVTHPIRWAFPDEPGPEGLSVAASYFDRTPYVEQDEEGRAVYVEHHRTIGDRVRDVVAGGFRLVDLVEPEWPAWNGQEWAGWSPLRGNLIPGTAVFVCERSGTGPRAEDG, from the coding sequence ATGATCCAAGAGTACGAACCGGAGGCGACCAGGCGTGACGCCTGCGGCGCGGAGAGCAGCCGGGCGAACCGCGGCTGGTGGGACCGCAACGCCGACGAGTACCAGTCCGAACACGGCTCCTTCCTCGGGGACGACCGCTTCGTCTGGGGGCCCGAGGGGCTGGACGAGGAGCAGGCCCGGCTGCTCGGCCCGGCGGAGGCCCTGCGGGGCGCCGACGTGCTGGAGATCGGCGCCGGCGCGGCGCAGTGCTCCCGCTGGCTGCTGGCCCAGGGTGCGCGGCCGGTGGCACTGGACCTCTCGCACCGCCAGCTCCAGCACGCCCTCCGGCTCGGCACCGGCTTCCCGCTCGTCGAGGCGGACGCAGGCGCGCTGCCCTTCGCCGACGGCTCCTTCGACCTGGCGTGCTCCGCGTACGGGGCCGTGCCGTTCGTGGCCGACCCGGTGGGCGTGTTCCGGGAGGTGCGCCGGGTGCTGCGGCCGGGCGGGCGGTGGGTCTTCTCGGTCACGCACCCGATCCGCTGGGCGTTCCCCGACGAGCCCGGCCCCGAGGGGCTGAGCGTCGCCGCCTCGTACTTCGACCGCACCCCGTACGTGGAGCAGGACGAGGAGGGAAGGGCCGTCTACGTGGAGCACCACCGGACGATCGGGGACCGGGTCCGCGACGTGGTGGCGGGCGGCTTCCGGCTGGTCGACCTGGTCGAGCCGGAGTGGCCCGCGTGGAACGGCCAGGAGTGGGCCGGCTGGTCCCCGTTGCGCGGGAACCTGATCCCGGGGACGGCGGTCTTCGTCTGCGAGCGGAGCGGGACGGGTCCCCGGGCGGAGGACGGGTGA
- a CDS encoding DUF3068 domain-containing protein, translated as MRRRASLVLLSFAVFFAALAPVLRWYAFPRLAKIPPSQYQEMVLEARPATLLQYDTMQPEQVEKVTIVQTLKGNVEESERIERDAGRDVVVWDSLSYVQGPDGKAVSQIPERYIFDAHTQAPVHATGESVDGDPVRREGIEFKWPFLTEKRDYAYFDAQTRTSAPIHYRGTRTFRGLEVYYFEQTVPWTKVPYPKMMPIPGIDATTLEKQTGTTRWYTTKRMFWVEPVTGAPVNGEEIHTEELRGGSLLGGRDKVTAFSGHVKMREDYVDHTVALVSSNRGLVLLLVSRLPWTFLTLGTGLLALSLLLEARSRRPDGGSASAPGPEPARA; from the coding sequence GTGCGCCGCCGAGCCAGTCTCGTGCTCCTGTCCTTCGCCGTCTTCTTCGCGGCGCTGGCGCCGGTGCTGCGCTGGTACGCCTTCCCCCGGCTCGCGAAGATCCCGCCGAGCCAGTACCAGGAGATGGTGCTCGAGGCGAGGCCCGCGACCCTGCTGCAGTACGACACCATGCAGCCGGAGCAGGTGGAGAAGGTCACCATCGTGCAGACCCTCAAGGGCAACGTGGAGGAGTCGGAGCGGATCGAGCGCGACGCGGGCCGGGACGTGGTCGTCTGGGACTCGCTCTCCTACGTCCAGGGGCCGGACGGGAAAGCGGTCTCCCAGATCCCCGAGCGGTACATCTTCGACGCCCACACCCAGGCCCCCGTGCACGCCACGGGGGAGAGCGTCGACGGGGACCCGGTCCGCCGCGAGGGCATCGAGTTCAAGTGGCCCTTCCTCACCGAGAAGCGGGACTACGCGTACTTCGACGCCCAGACCAGGACCTCGGCCCCCATCCACTACCGGGGGACCCGCACCTTCCGCGGCCTGGAGGTCTACTACTTCGAGCAGACGGTCCCGTGGACCAAGGTGCCGTACCCGAAAATGATGCCGATACCCGGAATCGACGCGACGACGCTGGAGAAGCAGACCGGCACCACGCGCTGGTACACCACCAAGCGCATGTTCTGGGTCGAACCCGTCACGGGGGCGCCCGTCAACGGCGAGGAGATCCACACCGAGGAACTGCGCGGGGGATCGCTCCTCGGCGGCCGCGACAAGGTGACCGCCTTCTCCGGCCACGTCAAGATGCGCGAGGACTACGTGGACCACACCGTCGCCCTGGTGTCGTCCAACCGCGGCCTCGTGCTCCTCCTGGTCTCCCGCCTGCCGTGGACGTTCCTGACCCTCGGCACAGGCCTCCTCGCGCTCTCCCTCCTGCTTGAAGCGCGTTCGCGCCGGCCGGACGGCGGCTCCGCGTCCGCACCCGGGCCCGAACCGGCCCGGGCGTGA
- a CDS encoding DoxX family protein — MSAPAPRTPAPVGPAGAPATDHGSGTGRRAHLTALTLQVLLALFLGGAGALPKLIGHSSAAESFDRIGFGDWFMYAVGALELAGAVALLIPVLSGAAALALIGLMAGAFVTQVTVFDGQYAFTPVLVALPLAVVARVRRHRNAELVALLLRRR; from the coding sequence ATGTCCGCTCCCGCCCCGCGCACCCCCGCTCCCGTCGGTCCGGCCGGCGCGCCCGCCACGGACCACGGCTCCGGAACCGGCCGCCGGGCGCATCTGACGGCCCTGACGCTGCAGGTGCTGCTCGCCCTGTTCCTCGGCGGTGCCGGCGCCCTCCCCAAACTGATCGGGCACTCCTCGGCCGCGGAGTCCTTCGACAGGATCGGATTCGGGGACTGGTTCATGTACGCCGTGGGCGCGCTCGAACTGGCCGGCGCGGTGGCGCTGCTGATCCCCGTCCTCTCCGGGGCCGCGGCGCTGGCGCTGATCGGCCTGATGGCCGGGGCCTTCGTCACCCAGGTGACCGTCTTCGACGGGCAGTACGCCTTCACGCCCGTGCTGGTGGCGCTGCCGCTCGCGGTCGTCGCCCGAGTCCGCCGGCACCGCAACGCCGAACTCGTCGCGCTCCTCCTCCGGCGCCGGTGA
- a CDS encoding DUF6343 family protein: MRTGNEPATARSPLRMRFWLGVWGLLWAVAGTALFALAERPGWAIACAVLTLVVMTDLMIVVHRLHQGPHYQPGRGIPPYEPDHGDNRRRR, from the coding sequence ATGCGTACAGGAAACGAGCCGGCCACGGCGCGCAGTCCGCTGCGGATGCGCTTCTGGCTGGGTGTCTGGGGACTGCTGTGGGCGGTCGCGGGGACGGCGCTCTTCGCGCTCGCCGAACGCCCGGGGTGGGCGATCGCCTGCGCGGTGCTGACCCTGGTCGTCATGACCGACCTGATGATCGTGGTGCACCGGCTGCACCAGGGGCCGCACTACCAGCCCGGTCGCGGCATCCCGCCCTACGAGCCGGACCACGGGGACAACCGGCGGCGGCGTTAG
- the hrpB gene encoding ATP-dependent helicase HrpB, translating into MIREDALAGLPVRGALPVLERALDAHGAAVLCAPPGTGKTTLVPIALAGLLESGGTGTRGRVVVAEPRRIAARAAARRMAWLLGERVGGRVGFTVRGERVVGPDTAIEVVTTGVLLQRLQRDQELAGVGTVVLDECHERHLDADTVAAFLLDVRETLRPELRLLAASATTDAEGWARLLGGAPVVEAEGVAHPVDVVWAPPGRPVRPPHGMRVDPALLAHVASVVRRALAERGGDVLCFLPGVGEIARVAGLLGDGAGAEVLQVHGRAPAAVQDAVLSPGRRRRVVLATSVAESSLTVPGVRVVVDSGLAREPRTDHARGLGSLTTVRASRAAARQRAGRAGREAPGTVYRCWAEAEDAGLPRFPAPEIKVADLTAFALQAACWGDPDASGLALLDPPPAGAMAAARSVLGAVGAVGPSGRATDRGRRMARLGLHPRLARALVDGAPEVGSRRAAEVVALLSEEPPREYGDDLAAAWRTARRGGDAYGARWRAEADRLARSLGGTGSAPGRPAAASDDAVAGFVTALAFPERLARARGGTSYLMVSGTGAELGEGSPLRSAPWLAVAVADRQAQAASARVRLAAVVDEATARTAAGHLAALGEEVRWEDGDVVARRVDRLGAVELSVRPLPEPGPGLVRDALLEGLRREGPGLLSWSRDAAALRQRLGFLHRVLGTPWPDVSDTSLLDRAGEWLEPELSRARRRADLARIDAGECLRRLLPWAAGEAARLDELAPERIEVPSGSRIRVDYSGEQPVLAVKLQELFGLQETPRLAGVPVLVHLLSPAGRPAAVTADLASFWRDGYRAVRAELRGRYPKHPWPEDPGTAEPTRGVKRRR; encoded by the coding sequence GTGATCCGCGAGGACGCCCTGGCCGGGCTTCCCGTGCGCGGCGCCCTGCCCGTGCTGGAGCGCGCCCTCGACGCGCACGGCGCCGCGGTGCTGTGCGCCCCGCCCGGCACGGGCAAGACGACGCTGGTGCCGATCGCGCTCGCCGGGCTCCTGGAGAGCGGCGGCACGGGCACCCGCGGCCGGGTCGTGGTCGCCGAGCCGCGGCGGATCGCGGCACGCGCGGCCGCCCGGCGGATGGCGTGGCTGCTGGGCGAGAGGGTGGGCGGCCGGGTCGGCTTCACGGTGCGCGGGGAGCGGGTCGTGGGGCCGGACACCGCGATCGAGGTCGTCACCACGGGTGTGCTGCTCCAGCGGCTCCAGCGCGACCAGGAGCTCGCCGGGGTCGGCACCGTCGTCCTCGACGAGTGCCACGAGCGGCATCTGGACGCGGACACGGTGGCCGCGTTCCTGCTGGACGTACGCGAGACGCTGCGGCCGGAACTGCGGCTGCTGGCTGCGTCGGCCACGACGGACGCGGAGGGCTGGGCCCGGCTCCTCGGCGGCGCGCCGGTGGTCGAGGCCGAGGGCGTCGCCCATCCCGTCGACGTGGTGTGGGCGCCGCCGGGGCGGCCGGTGCGTCCGCCGCACGGCATGCGGGTCGATCCGGCACTGCTCGCGCACGTGGCGTCGGTGGTCCGCAGGGCCCTCGCCGAGCGGGGCGGGGACGTGCTCTGCTTCCTGCCGGGGGTGGGGGAGATCGCGCGGGTCGCCGGGCTGCTCGGAGACGGCGCGGGGGCCGAGGTGCTGCAGGTGCACGGGCGGGCGCCGGCGGCCGTGCAGGACGCGGTGCTCTCCCCCGGGCGGCGCCGCAGGGTCGTGCTGGCGACGTCGGTCGCCGAGTCGTCGCTGACCGTCCCGGGCGTGCGGGTCGTCGTGGACTCGGGACTGGCGCGGGAGCCGCGCACCGACCACGCGCGCGGCCTCGGCTCGCTGACGACCGTACGTGCCTCCCGGGCTGCGGCCCGGCAACGGGCGGGCCGGGCGGGGCGGGAGGCGCCCGGCACGGTCTACCGCTGCTGGGCCGAGGCGGAGGACGCCGGGCTGCCCCGCTTCCCCGCGCCGGAGATCAAGGTGGCGGACCTGACGGCGTTCGCCCTGCAGGCGGCGTGCTGGGGTGATCCGGACGCCTCCGGGCTCGCCCTGCTGGATCCGCCGCCCGCGGGTGCGATGGCCGCGGCCCGCTCGGTCCTCGGCGCCGTGGGTGCGGTCGGCCCGTCGGGCCGGGCGACGGACCGGGGACGGCGCATGGCACGTCTCGGCCTCCACCCGCGTCTCGCGCGGGCCCTGGTCGACGGCGCGCCCGAGGTGGGTTCCCGCCGTGCCGCGGAGGTCGTCGCGCTGCTGAGCGAGGAGCCCCCGCGTGAGTACGGGGACGACCTGGCGGCCGCCTGGCGCACGGCCAGGCGGGGCGGTGACGCGTACGGTGCGCGCTGGCGTGCGGAGGCGGACCGGCTGGCCCGCTCGCTCGGCGGCACCGGGAGCGCCCCGGGCCGTCCGGCGGCCGCCTCCGACGACGCGGTCGCGGGGTTCGTGACCGCGCTGGCGTTCCCCGAGCGGCTGGCGCGGGCGCGCGGCGGCACGTCGTACCTGATGGTCTCCGGCACCGGCGCGGAGCTCGGCGAGGGGTCACCGCTGCGGAGTGCTCCCTGGCTGGCGGTGGCGGTGGCCGACCGGCAGGCGCAGGCGGCGTCCGCACGGGTGCGGCTCGCCGCCGTCGTGGACGAGGCGACCGCGCGCACCGCCGCCGGGCATCTGGCCGCCCTGGGCGAGGAGGTGCGCTGGGAGGACGGCGACGTCGTGGCCCGGCGGGTGGACCGGCTGGGCGCGGTGGAACTGTCGGTGCGCCCGCTTCCGGAGCCGGGGCCCGGTCTGGTGCGGGACGCGCTTCTGGAGGGGCTCCGGCGCGAGGGTCCGGGGCTGCTTTCCTGGTCGCGGGACGCCGCGGCGCTGCGGCAGCGGCTCGGTTTCCTCCACCGGGTGCTGGGTACGCCCTGGCCCGACGTGTCGGACACGTCCCTGCTGGATCGCGCCGGCGAGTGGCTGGAACCGGAGCTGTCCCGGGCCCGGCGCCGGGCCGATCTGGCGAGGATCGACGCCGGGGAGTGCCTGCGGCGGCTGCTCCCGTGGGCGGCGGGCGAGGCCGCACGCCTCGACGAACTGGCCCCGGAGCGGATCGAGGTGCCGAGCGGCTCGCGGATCCGGGTGGACTACTCGGGCGAGCAGCCCGTGCTGGCCGTGAAGCTCCAGGAGCTGTTCGGGCTCCAGGAGACGCCTCGCCTCGCCGGGGTGCCCGTACTCGTCCATCTCCTCTCCCCGGCGGGCCGCCCCGCGGCGGTGACCGCGGACCTGGCGTCGTTCTGGCGCGACGGGTACCGGGCGGTGCGCGCGGAGCTGCGCGGGCGCTATCCGAAGCATCCCTGGCCGGAGGATCCGGGGACGGCGGAGCCCACGCGCGGTGTGAAGCGCCGACGCTGA
- the coaE gene encoding dephospho-CoA kinase produces MLKVGLTGGIGAGKSEVSRLLASYGAVLIDADEIAREVVEPGTPGLAAVVGAFGPGVLTPEGTLDRPRLGAIVFADAERLARLNAIVHPLVGARSAELEAAAGPDAVVVHDVPLLTENGLAPLYDLVVVVDAAPETQLDRLVRQRGMTESDARARMAAQATREQRRAVADVVIDNDGPLEALEPQVRRVWAELSERARR; encoded by the coding sequence ATGCTGAAGGTGGGTCTGACCGGCGGAATCGGCGCCGGCAAAAGCGAAGTGTCCCGGCTCCTCGCGTCGTACGGCGCGGTACTGATCGACGCGGACGAGATCGCCCGGGAGGTCGTCGAACCCGGCACGCCCGGACTGGCGGCCGTCGTCGGGGCGTTCGGCCCCGGCGTCCTCACACCCGAGGGCACCCTCGACCGGCCACGGCTCGGCGCGATCGTCTTCGCGGACGCCGAACGGCTCGCTCGGCTCAACGCCATCGTGCACCCGCTCGTCGGGGCGCGGTCGGCCGAGCTGGAGGCCGCGGCCGGCCCCGACGCGGTCGTCGTCCACGACGTCCCGCTGCTCACGGAGAACGGCCTCGCCCCCCTGTACGACCTGGTCGTCGTCGTGGACGCCGCCCCCGAGACCCAGCTGGACCGGCTCGTACGGCAGCGCGGTATGACCGAGTCGGACGCGCGCGCCCGGATGGCCGCGCAGGCGACGCGCGAGCAGCGCAGGGCCGTCGCCGATGTGGTCATCGACAACGACGGGCCGCTGGAGGCGCTGGAGCCCCAGGTCCGCCGGGTGTGGGCGGAGCTGAGCGAGCGGGCGCGGCGCTAG
- a CDS encoding tetratricopeptide repeat protein, producing the protein MPETNPETHVIDFRAAEQLLASRDPRGAIKLLDSVIAAHPESRAARLLRARAYFASAQLRAAEREFQHIVDHEPDNAFAHFALARTFQRAGRPDQAQRHFRLAAALDPKPEYLEAARFDT; encoded by the coding sequence GTGCCCGAGACCAACCCGGAGACCCACGTCATCGACTTCCGCGCGGCCGAGCAACTGCTCGCCTCGCGGGACCCGCGCGGGGCGATCAAGCTCCTCGACTCGGTCATCGCCGCCCACCCGGAGAGCAGGGCGGCCCGTCTGCTGCGGGCACGCGCCTACTTCGCGTCCGCCCAACTGCGCGCGGCCGAGCGCGAGTTCCAGCACATAGTCGACCACGAACCCGACAACGCCTTCGCCCACTTCGCGCTGGCCCGCACCTTCCAGCGCGCCGGCCGCCCGGACCAGGCACAACGGCACTTCCGCCTCGCCGCCGCACTCGATCCCAAGCCCGAGTATCTGGAAGCCGCACGCTTCGACACCTGA
- a CDS encoding PAC2 family protein, with translation MRDPQSLYEWEPKGLAVVDVALAQESAGLVMLYHFDGYIDAGETGEQIVDTLLGSLPHQVVARFDHDRLVDYRARRPLLTFRRDRWTGFETPSLEVRLVQDATGAPFLLLSGPEPDVEWERFAAAVRQIVERLGVRLSVNFHGIPMGVPHTRPVGITPHGNRTDLMPGHRSPFDEAQVPGSAESLVEYRLAQWGHDVLGVAAHVPHYVARSAYPDAALTALEAITAATGLVLPAAAHTLRTQAQRIQTEIERQIGEGDEELTSLVRGLEHQYDAIAGADTRGSLVAEPVELPSADEIGRQFERFLAEREGDS, from the coding sequence GTGCGAGATCCGCAGAGTCTGTACGAGTGGGAGCCGAAGGGCCTGGCGGTCGTCGACGTGGCACTGGCGCAGGAGTCGGCCGGACTCGTCATGCTGTACCACTTCGACGGGTACATCGACGCGGGCGAGACGGGCGAGCAGATCGTCGACACCCTGCTCGGGTCACTGCCCCACCAGGTGGTGGCCCGCTTCGACCACGACCGGCTCGTCGACTACCGCGCCCGCCGTCCGTTGCTGACCTTCCGCCGCGACCGCTGGACCGGTTTCGAGACCCCGTCCTTGGAGGTCCGCCTGGTCCAGGACGCCACCGGCGCCCCGTTCCTGCTGCTGTCCGGTCCCGAGCCGGACGTCGAGTGGGAACGGTTCGCCGCGGCCGTGCGGCAGATCGTCGAGCGGCTCGGCGTACGTCTCTCCGTCAACTTCCACGGCATCCCCATGGGCGTACCCCACACCCGTCCCGTCGGCATCACCCCGCACGGCAACCGCACGGACCTCATGCCCGGTCACCGCAGCCCCTTCGACGAGGCCCAGGTGCCCGGAAGCGCGGAGTCCCTCGTCGAGTACCGGCTGGCGCAGTGGGGCCACGACGTCCTCGGCGTCGCCGCCCACGTTCCGCACTATGTGGCCCGCTCCGCGTACCCGGACGCCGCGCTGACCGCCCTCGAGGCGATCACCGCCGCGACCGGTCTGGTCCTCCCCGCCGCCGCGCACACCCTGCGCACCCAGGCCCAGCGCATCCAGACCGAGATCGAACGCCAGATCGGCGAGGGTGACGAGGAGTTGACGTCCCTGGTGCGGGGGCTCGAGCACCAGTACGACGCGATCGCCGGCGCCGACACGCGTGGCAGCCTGGTCGCCGAGCCGGTGGAGTTGCCGTCCGCGGACGAGATCGGCAGGCAGTTCGAACGGTTCCTCGCCGAACGCGAAGGCGACTCCTAG
- the rpsA gene encoding 30S ribosomal protein S1, with product MTSSTETTATTPQVAVNDIGNEEAFLAAIDETIKYFNDGDIVDGVIVKVDRDEVLLDIGYKTEGVIPSRELSIKHDVDPNEVVAVGDEIEALVLQKEDKEGRLILSKKRAQYERAWGTIEKIKEEDGIVTGTVIEVVKGGLILDIGLRGFLPASLVEMRRVRDLQPYVGKELEAKIIELDKNRNNVVLSRRAWLEQTQSEVRQTFLTTLQKGQVRSGVVSSIVNFGAFVDLGGVDGLVHVSELSWKHIDHPSEVVEVGQEVTVEVLDVDMDRERVSLSLKATQEDPWQQFARTHQIGQVVPGKVTKLVPFGAFVRVDEGIEGLVHISELAERHVEIPEQVVQVNDEIFVKVIDIDLERRRISLSLKQANESFGADPASVEFDPTLYGMAASYDDQGNYIYPEGFDPETNDWLEGYEKQREEWEHQYAEAQQRFEQHQAQVIKSREADEAAAAEGGQAAPAAAPQGGSYSSESDDNSGALASDEALAALREKLAGGQS from the coding sequence ATGACGAGCAGCACCGAGACCACCGCCACCACCCCGCAGGTTGCGGTCAACGACATCGGTAACGAGGAAGCCTTCCTCGCCGCGATCGACGAGACGATCAAGTACTTCAACGACGGCGACATCGTCGACGGCGTCATCGTGAAGGTCGACCGGGACGAGGTCCTGCTCGACATCGGTTACAAGACCGAAGGTGTCATCCCGAGCCGCGAGCTCTCGATCAAGCACGACGTCGACCCGAACGAGGTCGTCGCCGTCGGTGACGAGATCGAGGCCCTGGTCCTCCAGAAGGAGGACAAGGAAGGCCGCCTGATCCTCTCGAAGAAGCGCGCCCAGTACGAGCGTGCCTGGGGCACCATCGAGAAGATCAAGGAAGAGGACGGCATCGTCACCGGTACCGTCATCGAGGTCGTCAAGGGTGGTCTCATCCTCGACATCGGCCTCCGTGGCTTCCTCCCGGCCTCCCTGGTCGAGATGCGCCGCGTCCGCGACCTCCAGCCGTACGTCGGCAAGGAGCTCGAGGCCAAGATCATCGAGCTGGACAAGAACCGCAACAACGTGGTCCTGTCCCGCCGTGCCTGGCTGGAGCAGACCCAGTCCGAGGTCCGCCAGACGTTCCTCACCACCCTGCAGAAGGGCCAGGTCCGCTCCGGCGTCGTCTCCTCGATCGTCAACTTCGGTGCCTTCGTGGACCTGGGCGGCGTCGACGGTCTGGTGCACGTCTCCGAGCTGTCCTGGAAGCACATCGACCACCCGTCCGAGGTCGTCGAGGTCGGCCAGGAGGTCACCGTCGAGGTTCTCGACGTCGACATGGACCGCGAGCGTGTCTCCCTGTCGCTGAAGGCGACGCAGGAGGACCCGTGGCAGCAGTTCGCCCGCACCCACCAGATCGGCCAGGTCGTCCCGGGCAAGGTCACGAAGCTGGTGCCGTTCGGTGCGTTCGTCCGCGTGGACGAGGGCATCGAGGGCCTGGTCCACATCTCCGAGCTGGCCGAGCGCCACGTGGAGATTCCGGAGCAGGTCGTCCAGGTCAACGACGAGATCTTCGTCAAGGTCATCGACATCGACCTCGAGCGTCGCCGGATCTCGCTGTCCCTGAAGCAGGCCAACGAGTCCTTCGGTGCCGACCCGGCGTCGGTCGAGTTCGACCCGACCCTGTACGGCATGGCCGCGTCCTACGACGACCAGGGCAACTACATCTACCCCGAGGGCTTCGACCCCGAGACCAACGACTGGCTCGAGGGCTACGAGAAGCAGCGCGAGGAGTGGGAGCACCAGTACGCCGAGGCGCAGCAGCGCTTCGAGCAGCACCAGGCGCAGGTCATCAAGTCCCGCGAGGCCGACGAGGCCGCCGCTGCCGAGGGCGGCCAGGCCGCTCCGGCCGCCGCGCCGCAGGGCGGTTCGTACTCCTCGGAGTCGGACGACAACTCCGGCGCCCTGGCGTCGGACGAGGCCCTCGCCGCGCTCCGCGAGAAGCTGGCCGGCGGCCAGAGCTGA